One genomic segment of Amycolatopsis granulosa includes these proteins:
- a CDS encoding acyl-CoA dehydrogenase family protein, whose translation MDGGLLTRTRKVTQVSETPGLYQLAEEHEELRAAVRALAEKEIAPYAAEVDEQERYPVEALEALNASGFNAVHIPEEYEGQGADAVAACIVIEEVARVDASASLIPAVNKLGTQPILLSASEELKKLVLPEIAAGATASYGLSEREAGSDTASMRTRARLDGDQWVLNGTKAWITNAGESAWYTVMAVTDPEAPKKSNGISAFVVHKDDPGFSVGPKERKLGIKGSPTREIHFENCTIPAERIIGEPGTGLKTALRTLDHTRPTIGAQALGIAQGALDAAVAYVKERKQFGTAIGQFQGVQFMLADMGMKIEAARHLVYASAAATERGDARAGFMASAAKAYASDVAMSVTTDAVQLFGGAGYTRDFPVERMMRDAKITQIYEGTNQIQRMVMARALLKS comes from the coding sequence CCAGCTGGCCGAGGAGCACGAGGAGCTGCGTGCCGCCGTGCGGGCGCTGGCGGAGAAGGAGATCGCGCCGTACGCCGCCGAGGTGGACGAGCAGGAGCGGTACCCGGTGGAGGCGCTCGAGGCGCTGAACGCGTCGGGGTTCAACGCGGTGCACATTCCGGAGGAGTACGAGGGTCAGGGTGCGGACGCGGTGGCGGCGTGCATCGTGATCGAGGAGGTGGCGCGGGTTGATGCGTCGGCGTCGTTGATTCCGGCGGTGAACAAGCTGGGGACGCAGCCGATCCTGTTGTCGGCGTCGGAGGAGTTGAAGAAGCTGGTTCTGCCGGAGATCGCGGCGGGGGCCACGGCGTCTTACGGGTTGTCGGAGCGGGAGGCGGGGTCGGACACGGCGTCGATGCGGACCCGGGCGCGGTTGGACGGGGACCAGTGGGTGCTCAACGGCACGAAGGCGTGGATCACCAATGCCGGGGAGTCGGCGTGGTACACGGTGATGGCGGTGACCGATCCGGAGGCGCCGAAGAAGTCGAACGGGATTTCGGCGTTCGTGGTGCACAAGGACGATCCGGGGTTCTCGGTGGGGCCGAAGGAGCGCAAGCTGGGGATCAAGGGCTCGCCGACGCGGGAGATCCATTTCGAGAACTGCACGATCCCGGCGGAGCGGATCATCGGTGAGCCGGGTACGGGGTTGAAGACGGCGCTGCGCACGCTGGATCACACCCGCCCGACGATCGGGGCGCAGGCGCTGGGTATCGCGCAGGGCGCGCTGGACGCGGCGGTGGCGTATGTGAAGGAGCGCAAGCAGTTCGGCACGGCGATCGGACAGTTCCAGGGTGTGCAGTTCATGCTCGCCGACATGGGCATGAAGATCGAGGCGGCCCGGCACCTGGTGTACGCCTCGGCCGCGGCCACCGAGCGGGGTGATGCGCGGGCGGGGTTCATGGCCTCGGCGGCCAAGGCCTACGCCAGCGACGTGGCGATGTCGGTGACCACCGACGCGGTGCAACTGTTCGGCGGCGCCGGCTACACCCGTGACTTCCCGGTGGAACGCATGATGCGTGACGCCAAGATCACCCAGATCTACGAGGGCACCAACCAGATCCAGCGCATGGTCATGGCCCGCGCCCTGCTCAAGAGCTGA
- a CDS encoding LCP family protein: MDDVPKPTPYPRPAATGDAPPRPRRRPLRTAGRALLALVSVAALATTGYAWATYHEVQGNVHTTDALDLPADKPAPPADDGGEDILLVGTDARTDMQGNALPPQVLKTLRTEQTSGVNTDTIIVVRLPKNGAKPYAVSIPRDTWIDVPRGGQGKINSVYGPAKQAKADELRRQGRRDAAGIERDSDQAGRQALVQAVQDFTQVRIDHYAEVNLLGFYLITESLGGVQVCLNHATEDKDSGADFRAGVQTVSGGAALSFVRQRKNLPRGDLDRIVRQQAFLSSALHQVLSAGVLANPGTLGDLADALHRSLVLDPGFDLLQFAEKAKGLATGDVTFTTIPVITINGRSPDGQQSVVEADPVAVRQFFAGLAGRSAGAGGGGAPGGGVAQAVPAGVSCVN; this comes from the coding sequence ATGGACGACGTGCCGAAACCGACGCCCTACCCCCGGCCGGCGGCCACCGGTGACGCGCCGCCGCGACCCCGGCGGCGCCCGTTGCGCACGGCCGGGAGGGCGCTGCTGGCGCTGGTGTCGGTGGCCGCGCTGGCCACGACCGGCTACGCGTGGGCGACCTACCACGAGGTGCAGGGCAACGTGCACACCACGGACGCCCTCGACCTGCCGGCGGACAAGCCCGCGCCACCCGCGGACGACGGCGGTGAGGACATCCTGCTGGTCGGCACGGACGCGCGCACCGACATGCAGGGCAACGCCCTGCCGCCGCAGGTGCTCAAGACGCTGCGCACCGAGCAGACCAGCGGCGTGAACACCGACACCATCATCGTCGTGCGGTTGCCGAAGAACGGCGCCAAGCCGTACGCGGTGTCGATCCCGCGGGACACCTGGATCGACGTGCCGCGTGGCGGCCAGGGCAAGATCAACTCGGTGTACGGGCCCGCCAAGCAGGCGAAGGCCGACGAGCTGCGGCGCCAGGGCCGGCGCGACGCGGCCGGTATCGAGCGGGACTCCGACCAGGCCGGGCGGCAGGCGCTGGTGCAGGCCGTGCAGGACTTCACGCAGGTGCGCATCGACCACTACGCCGAGGTCAACCTGCTCGGGTTCTACCTGATCACCGAGTCGCTCGGCGGGGTCCAGGTGTGCCTGAACCACGCAACCGAGGACAAGGACTCCGGCGCCGACTTCCGCGCGGGGGTGCAGACGGTGTCCGGCGGTGCGGCGCTGTCGTTCGTGCGGCAGCGGAAGAACCTGCCGCGCGGCGACCTCGACCGGATCGTGCGGCAGCAGGCGTTCCTGTCCTCCGCGCTGCACCAGGTGCTGTCGGCCGGGGTGCTGGCGAACCCGGGCACGCTCGGTGACCTGGCCGACGCGCTGCACCGGTCGCTGGTCCTCGACCCGGGCTTCGACCTGCTGCAGTTCGCGGAGAAGGCCAAGGGCCTGGCCACCGGGGACGTCACGTTCACGACGATCCCGGTCATCACGATCAACGGCCGCAGCCCCGACGGTCAGCAGAGCGTCGTCGAGGCCGACCCGGTGGCGGTCCGGCAGTTCTTCGCGGGACTGGCGGGCCGGAGTGCGGGCGCGGGCGGGGGTGGCGCGCCCGGTGGCGGCGTGGCGCAAGCGGTGCCCGCGGGGGTCTCCTGCGTCAACTAG
- a CDS encoding TIGR03089 family protein, giving the protein MSLTDALFRPLLAQPGKPLITHYDDAAGTRVELSVATTANWAAKTANWLVEEFDVEPGDPVAVALPAHWQTAGVLLGAWWCGAEVVASPAGARVAFVAPDGSGAGAEATAIVALDPMGRGLRAPVEGALDYLNEARAYGDDFRPMTPVPGDTPALAGSTVDEVLAEARSRAEKIGPGARILSTVEWEVPDGVLHGLLTPLAAGAHLVQISHPDPSKLDDRRAAERTTVDLPG; this is encoded by the coding sequence GTGTCCTTGACTGATGCGCTGTTCCGCCCCCTGCTGGCGCAGCCGGGAAAACCGCTGATCACCCATTACGACGACGCCGCGGGCACCCGGGTGGAGCTGTCCGTGGCGACCACCGCGAACTGGGCCGCGAAGACGGCGAACTGGCTGGTCGAGGAGTTCGACGTGGAGCCGGGCGATCCGGTCGCCGTGGCGCTGCCCGCGCACTGGCAGACGGCCGGTGTGCTGCTGGGCGCGTGGTGGTGCGGGGCCGAGGTGGTGGCGTCACCCGCGGGGGCACGCGTGGCGTTCGTGGCGCCGGACGGCTCCGGAGCGGGCGCCGAGGCGACGGCGATCGTGGCGCTGGACCCGATGGGCCGCGGTCTCCGGGCGCCGGTCGAGGGGGCGCTGGACTACCTGAACGAGGCCCGCGCCTACGGCGACGACTTCCGTCCGATGACGCCGGTCCCCGGGGACACCCCGGCACTGGCTGGTTCCACTGTGGACGAGGTACTGGCGGAAGCCCGGTCCCGCGCGGAAAAGATCGGCCCGGGTGCCCGTATTTTGTCCACTGTGGAGTGGGAGGTGCCCGACGGTGTCCTGCACGGGCTGCTGACCCCGTTGGCCGCCGGCGCCCACCTGGTGCAGATTTCCCACCCCGATCCGTCGAAGCTGGACGACCGCCGGGCCGCGGAGCGAACGACGGTCGACCTGCCCGGCTAA